The region agaaagtcgccatcgggtcgcgtcgttcgtgagaaaaatatacttctccaattttcccatagttggaacaaaggctgtttgtcggtttgaaggactctcgttaaatagatcttaagatttatagcgggtcctcgggctagccgaacatgtaccgtggagacgcatcaacatctggtaaccgtcttactcgaagcatagtctgcgtgtggcgagccacgggccAGAAACTATTGAGACATTTACCATCGCACCCTGTCCCaagcatttcttttaaggagagttatagagtcacttcctgccttggtttaaacaaaacgttcatccccttgaccgcgactacgttcggcgactggtcgtcgcctcgagcccgagctcactatcataaatctcgaataagtacagtcggatcgaatgacaacggttttcttaatacggctatggtgaaatctaaattacagtactaggtgtcttcccaaagttccgaggagaaggctccggtgctctttcatctccgacacggccattctgactatcacacgtcctcgggtgtaactaaaatattgagttttccaacattagactcgatacgaTTAACATCATTTACAATTTAACTAGGTGCTCGAATGAGGTAAGGATCCAGTGTAGCGACAAATCCTGTACGGGGGTTCGGcagcaaagagataaaagataatgaaaattagtagcgttacagttagtattcaaggtgatagttgcatcctgcaggttattggtcggatcgtaacggcatgatggaccattttcgatttcgcactccaaaggatctcggtctgctagatcgtgtgagcacatagagctttgttccacggtttcaccgagctttaccatattgttgccccgagatgcatacgaaccacaccgcatgttctcactgagcccttatcatactgtcgccccgagatgcatgcgaaccacaccgcatgttctcactgagccttatcatactgtcgccccgagatgcatacgagtcacatcgcatgttctcactgagcctcgtcacactgtcgccccgagatgcatacgagtcacatcgcatgttctcactgagcctcatcacactgtcgccccgagatgcatgcgagtcacatcgcatgttctcactgagcctcatcacactgtcgccccgagatgcatacgagtcacatcgcatgttctcactgagcctcgtcacactgtcgccccgagatgcatacgagtcacatcgcatgttctcactgagcctcatcacactgtcgccccgagatgcatgcgagccacatcgcatgttctcactgagcctcatcaccttatttccccgaaacacgtgcgaactcgctctgccgggtgttactggcatagtgctactgatcttccgaggtcgaagtgctcatatcgtcatggtcactgttattgccttcactacagacatccaactcagcagggacgcgaccatctggcattttcctcaacctgTCGTGACTGTATTTGTACGATCGCTTACCGTCTAGTGTCTTTAGGATATACCTATCCCCTTCCAGGACTTCCGCTATTACaagtggacctctaaattttggatctagtttggtttgattcctttcctcattcttgcgtaatacgaaatcaccgaggttaaacctaaccacccTAGCTTTAGCTTTGTCGAACTTGTCTTTCTCGTATTTAGCACTCGTTTCTATCCCTCtcattgcctgtcgtcttacattggagatatcgacttccttttcCTCGATGTTaccgggtaacaacagatcgtaaggtcttgccgttctacctattagtagttctaatggaCTCGAGTTGGTTATGCGGTTGGTGGTACagttcaaagccaactgtatctccccaatcgcgtcttgccacggccgcccggtcgtctctactaccgtgaacatatttttcaatgtacccataacacgctctacctgtccgttggctctactagcaccggtcgctatcaagtgaactttaatttgcTTGCTTTTGCAGAACTCTTGGAATTCTTTACCCGTGAAACATcttccctgatctgctattatccggcagggactgccgaatagaaatatagcgGACTTGAGTGCTTTGATGGTATTAAGGGAGTCTATCTTACGGGTATGATGCAGATATACAAACTTCGTGAAAGCATCCACTAAAACGATGACATATTCCTTGGAGTCATTTTTGCCACTTAGCTTgcccgttatgtccatgtgcACCGTATGCCACGGTATACTGGTCTTGGGTAtcggatgtagttcggcttgtatcttacccgAGCTTGCCTTCGAAACTccacaagcatgacagttctctacgaatttgcgaacgtacttcgccattccttcgaaccagtaatactcgtacagtttctcgagcgtcttatcccaacccaagtgcataattgactgatgcacatggttaataacggaccatctaaaaCCTCTCGGGACAATGGGCAGGCAGAGGGTTTTGCCCCCCCGCTGCACTTTGCGGTAAAGGGTACCGGAACGCAACTCGTAAGTATTCGCGACATCTTCCGCGAGCTCGTCGTTTCGTAGTTTGCGGGTGATTTCTATAATTTGTGGGTCGCGGCGCTGTTCGGCTAACAGCCAGTCTTCCggtatttcggccagattgactTCCTTCTCCGCGATTTTATCAAACTTACGGTGGTCTaagtctacggggtttcgcgagaagaaatctacgtgggccattTTTTTACCCTCTCGATACATAATGTCGAAggtaaaagtctgcaagtatgCCCACCACCTGTGGACCCTGTCGCTTAAACGTATTttattactcgacgctttcagcgagttgcaatccgtaacgacaagaaattcccgtccatgtaggTAGTGTCGGAAATGCTTGATGGCGTTTACGACTGccaacgtctctagttcgtaggaatggTATCTAGATTCCGCgggggtagttcttttactgtagtACTCGATTACTCTATTCTTGCCGTCGACCTTATGCATCAAAATCGCCCCATAAccctccgagctagcgtcagtgtgtagttctatcgggtagtTGGGGTCAAATATCGTTAGTACTGGCGCGTCCGTCAGGatggaaactacctgttgtcttattttgtCGTGTCTATCGGtccatgttatatttttgttacctgaggtgagcgcatacaggggtttcattatctgtgagaatttagggacgaACCTACGGAAATACGAAGCTAACCCGATGAATTGCCTGAGCTGGGTGACGGTCGTCGGCGCAGGTAAGGAACTTAGggcgtgtattttacccgggttcgggCGGACTTCTCCGTTGTGGATCACATACCCCAAGTAAAGTACCGATGTCTTCAAAAAGGAACATTTCGCGAAGTTGAACGAGAATCCGGCTTTCGCAAgagtatctaatacggtgttcaatctttctaGAGCTTGATCTATAGaatcggcaataattaggacatcATCTAAGTAAACAACGACGTACGAATAcgcgaggtcgcctagggcgttgaaaatggccctctggAAAACGgatggtgcatttttcaatccgaacggcatcgttacgtactcaTATTGTCCGTCGGGTGTCACGAACGCTGTGTACTCTGTCGAGTTGGGGTGTATGGGGATTTGATGGAACCCactggccatgtccaggctaataaaatacttCGCCTTCTGTAATCTCGCAATTTGATCTGAGATAAGGGGTAGGggataccgatccgcgaccgtatttttatttagcgctcggaagtctacgcacaatctatctgagccgtcctTCTTCTTCACGAGCAACACGGGGCTCGCGAATGGTGACTTACTGGGTTTTATAATGTTCGCTTTAATTAGTTCGCTGATTCTCTCCCGCACGGTTctccgctcttcctcgctaagtctgtaaggacttctttggacggtgacgTTAGGGtcgattaatcgtatttctagctGGCCCGTACTTACGCGGGTACGTGGGAAGCCCGTAATGAACGAATTTTTGAACTTTTCGAGAGTGGAAATCAATCGGCTTTTATCGTTACCAAGTACCTCGGTGTCCACTTCGCTAAGATCGATCTCGCTTTCGAGGGTCTCATTACACGCGTTAACTGTCTTCGTTTTGCAAATCTCGAGGCTGTCGGGCGTAATATGTACGTCGAAACCTTGACTCAGAATTTCGCGACCAACCATGATATCATACTTTAGGTGACTATCGGGGAGGACGTGAAAAGTTATCTCCAGTGTAAAACCGTTGATACATACGGTAGACAAAATCTGTGTCGTACTCTTAACGCACGTATTCCCTATccctcgcattactactatTTCGGTCGTTCTCCTGCCGGAGAATTTCGGGGCTACGGACTCCTTAATTAACGAGCATTCGGCTCCCGAATCGAAGCAAAAtgggaacgactcaccctggtgaCCCAGTTTACCGGTTGAGGCCTCCACCACGCAGGTATGGACTCGACGTTCCTTGTCGTGGCCGCCTCTCCTCTCCTCCCGTAGCGGACAATCAGATGCGATGTGGCCCTCCGCTCGGCACTTGTAGCAAACCGCCCCGGACGATGCAGCTGATCGGCTATCCCCTGGGCGTCGTGTCCTCGTTTTTCCGGTCCGCATCCTCTTGCGGCACTCGGTGATTTTATGTCCGGAGATTCCACAGTGGTAACACTTGGCTCGGTCCGTTGTCCTGCTTCGTTTTACTCCAGGTTCCGTCGGTGGATCACTTGACGAAGAAGTCAGCCCCTTCCTCGCGTACGAGAAAGCCCGCATCTCTTCATAGAATTGCTCCCGGGTCCGGATGTTACGCGTGAATGCCAGTCGCTCGGCCTCCTTGTCCGATAGACGCAGTCGATACAGGACGAAAGCGTTGACTATTTCGATCATGGACAGGTTTTCCCACCTCGACCATAGGAGGGAGTGGAGACGATGACCGAAAGCCCCCGTGGTTTCGTCCTCCAGTTGCTGTTCGTTGAGGAATCCGACCATCATTGAGGTTATAGTCTCCGTGGTGCCAAAACGCGAGAGAAAATATTCGGTAAATTTTGTCCACGTAAGGCCATCGACCGGAATTTGCGAAAGCCACCGTGCCGCAACACCTTCCATAGCACTACTTAAAAGGAGATATAAGTCACCATCACGTATAGGCCTCCCTCGCATAATCACACTGGCTGTCGCGCACCACGTGGCTGCGTCGGTACCCGCTATTCCGGGGTTGAAACGCGGCAGCGATAACTCGAGTACCGGCCTGCGATTTGGCGCCGGTGTCAGAAACAGCTCCCGCATGACGGCCACGTGCTCTTGCATGGTTAACGTAGGCCcgaatcccacttctgatgtcggggaAACGGTAGGATTGGGGGTagaggtgttcgatgaatcttcgttgatattggccattGATGCGGTGTAACgatggtagagtttattggcacaagtgagtggtattacagcgttggtaattaatcacaatgttagatgcTCGCGGCGCTATGATaatggcctcgggtccggtaacgaatccgcggtcaacgggatgtcgaacgtgtatacttcgtggaagtctaagttatattccggtcgccacagaacaagcactacgtaccggagaattacttgtatcgtcgttaaaatcgtacgaaAGAGTGTCTTCCCATCACGGTGACGCCGCCGAGGAAAACCACGACGGgcgtgcccaagggcacgagatcatcggattcgtggagaaaagtcttcattcggaaagtgagggaaattggagttactgctaattggtcaatttccgtgttgatggttggggaagggtgctagccgcccttaagagaaagtcgccatcgggtcgcgtcgttcgtgagaaaaatatacttctccaattttcccatagttggaacaaaggctgtttgtcggtttgaaggactctcgttaaatagatcttaagatttatagcgggtcctcgggctagccgaacatgtaccgtggagacgcatcaacatctggtaaccgtcttactcgaagcatagtctgcgtgtggcgagccacgggccAGAAACTATTGAGACATTTACCATCGCACCCTGTCCCaagcatttcttttaaggagagttatagagtcacttcctgccttggtttaaacaaaacgttcatccccttgaccgcgactacgttcggcgactggtcgtcgcctcgagcccgagctcactatcataaatctcgaataagtacagtcggatcgaatgacaacggttttcttaatacggctatggtgaaatctaaattacagtactaggtgtcttcccaaagttccgaggagaaggctccggtgctctttcatctccgacatatatatatgtatgtatacgttattaaaccattaaaacgcaaagaaataaatatatagatttacatttctacgaacctagagaattatatacgaaatccacattatggaatattcaaccaattaacgatccgagaaacaatgagaataacaatacgcgcacatatacatatgcatatatatattttacataatggaaaattacattgtgaaatgtatatatatatatatacacatattattatatcgaacaattactcatctaatatacaaaaccaccttgtaaaaattacattactgaacattcaactaaaccaactgaagatttagtataataatatataataatataataatatatatatatacatagatatgtgaaatagcgttgtatataaccggaaacaatacaaatgtcacacgacttcttcaacaacttcgactcttcgttcctgccgacaacacctcacacgatgactgcgtcttctagggccacttacggattctttacaatccttcttcttcttgcactgaaatatcatatgcagtgaataaaacacgaaagaagcaggattaactaaataaaagaaatcataacaagatacacaccgagatagcccgcatgggaacctctgacgaagatacctccgtatctatcattaaacgcataataatcaagatgcacaaacctcatttggaagtcgacaccactcacagcgtgccaatgcaagggaggaaaacgaatgaaattgtatttcgtgaagacgtttcatcactttccatagatcagaaactggagttacacaactaataacctaataacaagaaagtaatataaaatatacacgatttaatatatagcaaatatggacatataaatctacaaggagcaaaatatatctcatattgtcaaataaaaccaaattgtccaaagatcatcaggacacgacgccaacgaaggtgccactgtgcctatttggatggaaaaccgccacttcagcatcatccctcgcacatattcacacacgcacgtcgatcacgtcatctcgtaccattcacatatcttcttcctcttgcgctaaaacaaattcacaagtttaaggaaacaaacaacatgcgaaacgagatagaatactaaaaacacatactcacacagttcgcacaggcgcggacgcttttgtgtccatcactcaacataacctgtaatcatcaaaatccacgttctctcatggaaactctaaaaacctgcagcattgcgattcccaccggaacgaactgtcacgtgactgtcatcccattggggatgtcattataaaaagcgtagcgacacaattcaaatcagagtaattgttagcgggtcagttgaataaaggaatagaagagagtaattgttagcgttcgtgagaatttagcgaaaaataaagaagagtcagattaattgttagcgttagcgttagcgattaattgttagtggttcagttagaacaatcagagtaattgtgaaaagagagtaactgccattagttggttcagttagaatatagtcagagaaattgttagcgttcgggagaatttaacgaaattaaagaagagtaattc is a window of Bombus affinis isolate iyBomAffi1 chromosome 12, iyBomAffi1.2, whole genome shotgun sequence DNA encoding:
- the LOC126922465 gene encoding uncharacterized protein LOC126922465; protein product: MANINEDSSNTSTPNPTVSPTSEVGFGPTLTMQEHVAVMRELFLTPAPNRRPVLELSLPRFNPGIAGTDAATWCATASVIMRGRPIRDGDLYLLLSSAMEGVAARWLSQIPVDGLTWTKFTEYFLSRFGTTETITSMMVGFLNEQQLEDETTGAFGHRLHSLLWSRWENLSMIEIVNAFVLYRLRLSDKEAERLAFTRNIRTREQFYEEMRAFSYARKGLTSSSSDPPTEPGVKRSRTTDRAKCYHCGISGHKITECRKRMRTGKTRTRRPGDSRSAASSGAVCYKCRAEGHIASDCPLREERRGGHDKERRVHTCVVEASTGKLGHQVTPEDV